The Pungitius pungitius chromosome 8, fPunPun2.1, whole genome shotgun sequence genome has a window encoding:
- the LOC119229443 gene encoding dentin sialophosphoprotein codes for MLKYFSGDGHLSGGHSSSSPAGRGLSSPGLEAQESSWLGLLSRPAMALLQRYLPGRPQASIRAETGADWISGGLKNSFVDEESELLRQLDDMKPLAQHPAPHLTHSRHQQDRASGCAEPWGGSTLTWFPADSLLEMGIQTSEEMDLIFCPQTQIGYVSSVKTFFSHDLLSLVSSQEISPLGGKDWEPAGHPGKICGGKSRTWWGSFWEGESLRRGLLSDVSRAGEVSVTGCLCPQQPVVETKVNGTTGLFVQCDGQGWTPGENAGLTLLKEELSHNRGLPTASNTEGSATDCRPKIGNHLSGSGAAAACSEVALLTPDQDNGYSSLEEEHLQMGHLSMKVPSEVQPQQEVDPVENCTAVEAEMEVESSEEGEAKIGIEEEEEKAKSGLEEEESVEGISLTHPECQNRAIAFIMGCPCSDDSSQSDGTSSDDDEDDYDDDDDDDAGFKSEGSSDQSDLTDDDDDDEEDDEASDSEADTEAERMWRSLCKSVDPYNPRNFTAQQHTVTSPPRPIPAATPPSSALSTPASSPDVTPLPLSNLVASSPLTSSSPPSGSDTWDDSTSASEVDEAESLRLFSSFGCSSDPYSPFNFQATFRSSGPVEEVGPRARPKKASQTLSCSLRLNPASPPEYRKEEAEERLDSGFSEPSTSSGCSTTQRSSTTKKVRFCDDVEEFFASCGEEEEDRRGPWEELARDRCRFQRRCQEVEQSIDYCLQPQHRTLVYRRLVTVLYIQDA; via the exons atgttaaaatattttagcgGTGACGGACATTTATCGGGCGGACATAGTTCGTCCTCCCCGGCCGGGCGTGGACTCTCCTCTCCCGGGCTTGAAGCTCAGGAAAGCTCGTGGCTCGGCCTACTGTCAAGGCCCGCAATGGCATTATTGCAACGATACCTCCCGGGCCGACCACAGGCCTCCATCAGGGCGGAAACCGGAGCCGACTGGATCAGTGGGGgtttaaaaaacagctttgttGATGAGGAAAGCGAGCTTTTAAGACAGCTAGACGACATGAAGCCACTCGCACAGCACCCAGCCCCTCACCTGACCCACTCGCGGCATCAGCAGGACAGGGCCTCCGGCTGCGCAGAGCCTTGGGGCGGCAGCACTTTAACGTGGTTCCCCGCTGATTCTCTGCTGGAAATGGGAATTCAAACCTCGGAGGAAATGGACTTAATTTTCTGCCCGCAAACCCAGATTGGATACGTTTCTTCTGTCAAGACTTTTTTCAGTCATGATCTGTTGAGCTTGGTGTCATCTCAGGAAATTAGTCCCCTAGGAGGGAAGGACTGGGAGCCTGCGGGTCATCCGGGAAAGATCTGCGGGGGTAAAAGCAGGACTTGGTGGGGCAGCTTCTGGGAAGGCGAGAGCTTACGAAGAGGGCTGTTATCAGATGTGTCCAGGGCCGGGGAGGTCTCCGTCACAGGCTGTCTTTGTCCACAACAACCAGTGGTGGAAACAAAAGTAAACGGAACAACAGGTCTGTTTGTCCAGTGCGATGGCCAGGGATGGACGCCGGGAGAAAACGCTGGACTGACGCTCCTCAAAGAGGAGCTGTCGCACAACAGAGGCCTTCCAACAGCCTCGAACACGGAAGGCTCCGCCACGGACTGCCGGCCCAAAATCGGTAACCACCTAAGCGGTTCAGGAGCTGCCGCCGCCTGCAGCGAGGTGGCACTTCTGACCCCTGATCAGGACAATGGTTACTCCAGTCTAGAGGAGGAACACTTACAGATGGGCCACCTCAGCATGAAAGTACCGAGTGAAGTGCAGCCGCAGCAGGAGGTCGATCCAGTTGAAAATTGCACCGCTGTCGAGGCAGAGATGGAGGTAGAGAGCTCTGAGGAGGGTGAGGCTAAAATTGgaattgaggaggaggaggagaaggctaaATCAGGACTTGAAGAGGAAGAGTCCGTTGAGGGAATATCGCTCACTCATCCCGAGTGCCAAAATAGAGCCATTGCCTTCATCATGGGATGCCCCTGCAGTGACGACAGTAGCCAATCAGACGGGACCTCCAGtgacgacgacgaggacgactatgatgatgatgatgatgatgatgcaggcTTTAAAAGCGAGGGCTCGTCTGATCAGTCTGATTTGacagacgatgatgatgatgatgaagaggacgaTGAAGCCTCAGACTCCGAGGCAGACACTGAGGCGGAGCGCATGTGGCGCTCTCTTTGCAAAAGTGTTGATCCCTACAACCCCCGTAACTTCACCGCCCAGCAGCACACAGTCACCTCGCCACCCAGGCCCATTCCCGCCGCCACGCCTCCATCCTCCGCCCTGTCCACCCCGGCGTCCTCCCCCGACGTCACCCCGCTGCCGCTCTCCAACCTCGTagcctcctctcccctcacctCGTCCTCCCCTCCGTCCGGCAGCGACACGTGGGACGACTCCACCTCAGCCAGCGAGGTGGACGAAGCGGAAAGCCTCCGCCTGTTTAGCTCCTTCGGCTGCTCCTCGGACCCTTACAGCCCCTTTAACTTCCAGGCAACCTTCAGGAGTTCGGGGCCCGTAGAGGAGGTGGGGCCCAGGGCCAGGCCAAAGAAGGCCTCCCAGACTCTCTCCTGCTCCCTGCGCCTTAACCCGGCGTCTCCACCTGAGtacaggaaggaggaggctgaggagagGCTGGACAGTGGCTTCTCTGaaccctccacctcctctggctGCTCCACCACGCAGCGCTCCAGCACGACCAAAAAG GTTCGTTTCTGTGACGATGTGGAGGAGTTCTTTGCCAgctgtggggaggaggaggaggaccggcGGGGCCCCTGGGAGGAGCTGGCCCGCGATCGCTGCCGATTCCAGCGGCGCTGCCAGGAAGTGGAGCAGAGCATCGACTACTGTCTGCAGCCACAGCACCGCACCCTGGTGTACCGCCGCCTAGTCACTGTCCTCTACATCCAGGACGCCTGA